One window from the genome of Paenibacillus azoreducens encodes:
- a CDS encoding TCP-1/cpn60 chaperonin family protein, translating to MSQGQQPVSEGEERYAALLNNSNAVRAVTSAVEGTLGPKGLDVMLVGDRGEVIITNDGVTILDKMDIGHPAARLLIQVARSQQKKVGDGTTTATVLAGALVQEGVSQIVKGVPASKVVTGMQQGIRLAVESLKSRAREISDLDDPLLAKAVYVAGREREDIARLVMEAASVIGIRKLKDPAYQLADAVTAHEKGNNEVFEGILLKQTPLHPHDTPDLADTRILVLHDALEPETLDEEVLTTEAGFARYMELRERFARDLHMLADLGVGLVLLEKGIHPDAEQFCMDHGMMVIPRVSRKDIARVSMMTGAVPLRRTALHKDRESLDRLLGYARRTYYDELLERVRISGGPKADPFVTLIVGASTAEVVGESARIAADAASALQAAISGGILPGGGTAELAVSYELERQRETVKGMEAFGIAAVAAALRKPMSQILLNAGYNPLEKMEEARAAQIAEGSDGIGIDCDSGMVIRYEEKGIVDPALVKIHGLQTAGEVAAAVLRIHNVIKMRSASGND from the coding sequence ATGAGTCAAGGCCAGCAGCCGGTGAGCGAAGGCGAGGAGAGATACGCCGCGCTGCTTAACAATAGCAATGCCGTCCGTGCCGTTACCTCGGCGGTCGAAGGAACCCTGGGACCGAAAGGGCTTGACGTTATGCTGGTTGGCGACCGCGGAGAAGTTATTATTACCAATGATGGAGTGACCATTTTGGATAAGATGGATATCGGTCACCCGGCAGCCAGATTGCTGATTCAGGTCGCCCGTTCCCAGCAGAAAAAGGTTGGGGACGGCACAACCACGGCAACGGTGCTTGCAGGTGCATTGGTACAGGAAGGGGTATCCCAGATCGTCAAAGGCGTACCTGCCTCCAAAGTCGTGACCGGAATGCAGCAGGGAATCCGGCTCGCAGTAGAATCTTTGAAAAGCAGGGCCAGAGAGATCAGCGATCTTGATGATCCTTTGCTGGCCAAAGCCGTATATGTCGCGGGCAGGGAGCGGGAAGACATCGCCCGGCTCGTGATGGAAGCCGCTTCGGTGATCGGAATCCGCAAGCTGAAAGATCCTGCTTATCAGTTGGCCGATGCGGTTACGGCACATGAAAAAGGTAATAATGAAGTATTTGAGGGGATTTTGCTGAAACAAACGCCACTGCATCCCCATGATACGCCTGATCTGGCCGATACTCGCATCCTGGTGCTGCATGATGCGCTTGAGCCCGAAACTCTCGATGAGGAAGTACTCACAACCGAAGCCGGGTTCGCCCGCTATATGGAGCTAAGGGAGCGTTTCGCCCGTGATTTGCATATGCTGGCTGATCTTGGCGTGGGTCTGGTGCTTCTGGAAAAGGGAATCCATCCGGATGCCGAGCAGTTCTGCATGGATCATGGAATGATGGTGATCCCGCGCGTAAGCCGAAAGGATATCGCTCGTGTCAGCATGATGACCGGGGCTGTGCCGCTGCGGCGGACAGCTTTACATAAAGACAGGGAGTCTCTGGACCGGCTGCTGGGATATGCCCGTCGGACTTATTATGACGAACTGCTGGAGCGTGTCCGGATCAGCGGCGGCCCCAAGGCCGATCCTTTTGTTACGCTGATCGTCGGAGCCAGCACGGCCGAGGTTGTTGGTGAATCGGCCCGGATCGCCGCAGACGCGGCTTCCGCGCTGCAGGCAGCAATCAGCGGCGGAATTTTGCCTGGCGGCGGCACCGCCGAGCTGGCCGTTTCCTACGAGCTTGAGCGCCAGCGTGAAACGGTAAAAGGGATGGAGGCGTTCGGGATTGCGGCAGTAGCCGCTGCCCTGCGCAAACCGATGTCCCAAATCCTGCTGAACGCCGGCTACAATCCGCTCGAGAAGATGGAGGAGGCACGTGCCGCCCAAATCGCGGAAGGTAGCGATGGCATAGGCATCGATTGCGATTCCGGCATGGTCATCCGGTATGAGGAGAAGGGGATCGTCGATCCCGCGCTCGTTAAAATTCACGGGCTGCAGACGGCTGGCGAAGTCGCTGCGGCAGTATTGCGCATTCATAACGTCATCAAGATGCGGAGCGCGAGCGGAAATGATTGA
- the hrcA gene encoding heat-inducible transcriptional repressor HrcA, translating to MLTERQRLILNAIVDDYIRSAEPVGSRSISKRGDVGFSPATIRNEMADLEELGFLEQPHTSAGRIPSHKGYRFYVDHLDLMRQTLPEGQRILRAFFAEKLNATEQVIQHAAMILSHMTNYTSILLGPEVFHTSLRHFQLLPLNETTAVAIIVTSTGQVESKTVTVPSGVSVSEMEKVVNLLNSKLVNVPLYKLKASLYRELGEEMQRHLTNYEEIMNILNNVFMDEETDQRVYLSGATNMLTQPEFKDVEKVKDILDVLEETPTLMKMMASMQGASGIQVRIGTENDHEAFANCSLITATYSLDGEALGTIGILGPTRMEYAKVMGILDILSKDLTKVLSKLNK from the coding sequence ATGCTGACCGAACGCCAAAGATTAATCCTGAATGCCATTGTTGACGATTATATCCGTTCCGCGGAACCCGTCGGCTCGCGCAGCATATCTAAACGGGGAGATGTCGGATTCAGTCCTGCGACCATACGCAACGAGATGGCTGATTTGGAAGAACTGGGTTTTTTGGAACAACCCCATACATCGGCCGGGCGCATCCCTTCTCATAAAGGTTACCGATTTTATGTTGACCATCTGGATCTGATGCGGCAGACGCTTCCGGAAGGACAGCGCATACTGCGTGCGTTTTTCGCCGAGAAGCTGAATGCTACGGAGCAGGTTATCCAGCATGCCGCCATGATCTTATCCCATATGACCAACTATACTTCCATCCTGCTGGGGCCGGAAGTTTTTCATACGTCTCTGCGCCATTTTCAGCTTCTGCCGCTGAATGAAACGACGGCAGTGGCGATTATCGTAACCAGCACTGGCCAGGTTGAAAGCAAGACGGTGACCGTACCGTCCGGCGTTTCCGTTTCCGAAATGGAGAAAGTGGTTAATCTCCTGAACAGCAAGCTGGTGAATGTGCCTCTTTATAAGCTTAAAGCTAGTTTATACCGCGAGCTTGGCGAAGAAATGCAGCGCCATCTGACCAACTACGAAGAGATCATGAACATTCTGAACAATGTGTTCATGGATGAAGAAACGGATCAGCGCGTGTATTTGAGCGGGGCGACGAACATGCTTACGCAGCCCGAATTCAAAGACGTGGAGAAGGTCAAGGATATTCTGGATGTGCTTGAAGAAACGCCTACCCTGATGAAAATGATGGCTTCCATGCAGGGAGCATCGGGAATTCAGGTTCGGATCGGAACCGAAAACGATCATGAGGCTTTTGCCAACTGCAGCCTGATTACGGCGACCTATTCGCTTGACGGCGAAGCGCTCGGGACAATCGGCATCCTTGGTCCGACGCGGATGGAATACGCGAAGGTAATGGGCATTTTGGACATTTTGTCCAAGGACCTGACCAAGGTGCTGTCAAAGCTGAATAAATAA
- the dnaJ gene encoding molecular chaperone DnaJ yields the protein MADKRDYYEVLGVGKNATDDDIKKAYRKLARQYHPDVNKAADAETKFKEVKEAYDVLSDSQKRSTYDQYGHIDPNQGMGGGFQGADFGGFGDIFDMFFGGGGGRRDPNAPQRGNDLQYTMTIEFKEAVFGKETDITIPRTETCDTCHGNGAKPGTKPQTCSVCHGTGQQEVVQNTPFGRMVNRRACSNCSGTGQIIKDKCPTCHGSGKVKKQRKIHVKIPAGVDDGAQLRMTGEGEGGLRGGPSGDLYIVIRVKSHDFFEREGDDIYCEIPLTFAQAALGDEIEIPTLTEKVKLKIPAGTQTGTYFRLKGKGVPRLRGVGQGDQHVRVVVVTPSKLSEEQKELLRQFASLDGEQTHEQEQSFFDRMKRAFRGE from the coding sequence GTGGCTGATAAGCGTGATTACTATGAGGTACTTGGCGTAGGCAAAAATGCTACGGATGATGATATTAAAAAGGCATACCGCAAGCTCGCCCGCCAGTACCATCCGGACGTCAACAAAGCGGCTGACGCGGAAACCAAGTTTAAAGAAGTCAAAGAAGCTTATGATGTGCTCAGCGACAGCCAGAAACGCTCCACTTATGACCAGTACGGACACATTGATCCGAACCAGGGCATGGGCGGAGGATTCCAGGGCGCTGATTTCGGCGGCTTTGGCGATATTTTCGATATGTTTTTCGGAGGGGGCGGCGGGCGCCGCGACCCGAATGCGCCGCAGCGGGGGAATGACCTTCAGTACACGATGACGATCGAATTTAAAGAGGCCGTCTTCGGCAAGGAAACGGATATTACGATTCCGCGTACGGAAACCTGTGACACCTGCCACGGCAACGGAGCCAAACCGGGCACCAAACCTCAAACCTGTTCCGTCTGCCACGGCACAGGGCAGCAGGAAGTGGTACAAAACACGCCGTTTGGCCGTATGGTAAACCGCCGTGCATGTTCGAACTGCAGCGGTACGGGCCAAATCATTAAGGATAAATGCCCGACTTGCCATGGCAGCGGCAAGGTTAAGAAACAGCGCAAAATCCATGTCAAAATTCCGGCCGGCGTAGATGACGGAGCCCAACTCCGCATGACCGGCGAAGGTGAAGGCGGACTCCGCGGGGGACCTTCCGGCGATTTGTACATCGTCATTCGCGTGAAGAGCCATGACTTCTTCGAACGCGAAGGCGATGACATTTACTGCGAAATTCCGCTGACATTCGCTCAGGCGGCTCTTGGGGATGAGATCGAAATTCCGACGCTTACGGAAAAAGTAAAGCTCAAAATTCCTGCGGGTACCCAAACGGGAACGTATTTCCGCTTGAAAGGCAAAGGCGTTCCGCGCCTGCGCGGGGTTGGACAGGGCGACCAACACGTAAGAGTCGTTGTCGTTACGCCAAGCAAGCTGAGCGAGGAACAAAAAGAGTTGCTGCGCCAGTTTGCTTCCCTTGACGGTGAGCAGACGCATGAACAGGAGCAGTCCTTTTTCGACCGGATGAAGCGTGCTTTCCGCGGCGAATGA
- a CDS encoding YfhD family protein has translation MASRDKKGRIMTKTEKIKELMSMKNEDVEFSGALADADDVEAIRRSEAADDRQLRKMDDGWTS, from the coding sequence ATGGCAAGCCGCGATAAAAAAGGACGCATTATGACGAAAACGGAAAAAATCAAGGAACTGATGTCCATGAAAAATGAAGATGTGGAGTTTTCGGGGGCGCTGGCGGATGCGGACGATGTGGAAGCGATCCGCCGGAGTGAAGCCGCCGATGACCGCCAGCTGCGAAAAATGGATGACGGCTGGACTTCGTAA
- a CDS encoding RNA polymerase sigma factor translates to MNDRELFETYKSQVYHLCYYMMQNRSDAEDLCQEVFVKAILADRSQVRDLKSWLLRIASNECNSVLRRRKNGWAKELSAYLLTRPGPSNPVEENMDQQEIRMEFERMYGKLPDKIRMVVTLRYVNDMTVPEIADVINIPEGTVKSRLNRGIKLLKKMTGLKKKEMIGNESVL, encoded by the coding sequence TTTGAAACCTACAAAAGCCAGGTTTACCATCTTTGCTATTATATGATGCAAAATCGTTCGGACGCCGAGGATCTGTGCCAGGAGGTTTTCGTAAAAGCCATCCTTGCCGACAGATCGCAAGTCCGCGACCTGAAGTCATGGCTGCTCCGGATCGCTTCGAATGAATGCAACAGCGTGCTCAGAAGGCGCAAAAACGGCTGGGCCAAAGAGCTGAGCGCATATTTGCTCACGCGGCCCGGTCCATCCAACCCTGTTGAGGAAAACATGGATCAGCAGGAAATCAGAATGGAATTTGAACGGATGTACGGCAAGCTGCCGGATAAAATCCGGATGGTGGTCACGCTTCGATACGTCAATGACATGACGGTGCCGGAAATCGCGGATGTCATCAACATTCCGGAAGGAACGGTAAAATCGCGGCTCAACAGGGGAATCAAACTGCTGAAAAAAATGACAGGATTAAAGAAAAAGGAGATGATTGGAAATGAGTCGGTTTTATGA
- the dnaK gene encoding molecular chaperone DnaK — MSKVIGIDLGTTNSCVAVMEGGEAVVIPNPEGARTTPSVVGFKKDGERIVGETAKRQAITNPDRTIHSIKRHMGTNHKETIEGKDYTPQEISAMILQKLKSDAEAYLGQTVTQAVITVPAYFNDSQRQATKDAGKIAGLEVLRIVNEPTAAALAYGLEKAEDQTILVYDLGGGTFDVSILELGDGFFEVKATSGDNHLGGDDFDQVIIDYLVNEFKKEQGIDLSKDKAAVQRLKDAAEKAKKELSGVLTTTISLPFITVVDGVPQHLEVNLTRAKFEEISADLVERTLGPTRQAMSDAGMTANDIDKIVLVGGSTRIPAVQEAIKKLTGKEPHKGVNPDEVVALGAAVQAGVLTGDVKDVVLLDVTPLSLGIETAGGVFTKMIERNTTIPTSKSQIFSTYADNQPSVEIHVLQGERQMAAGNKTLGRFMLGDIPPAPRGVPQIEVTFDIDANGIVNVSATDKGTNKTQKITITSSSGLSDEEVDRMMKDAEAHAEEDRKRKDLVEAKNNADQLVYSTDKTIKDLGDKVDAGEVEKANAAKDKVKAALETDDLEQIQKATEELTEIVQQLSVKLYEQAAQAQQGAEGAQGGQEGAAKKDNVVDADYEVVDEDKKQG, encoded by the coding sequence ATGAGTAAAGTTATCGGTATTGACCTTGGAACCACCAACTCCTGCGTAGCCGTAATGGAAGGCGGCGAAGCAGTTGTTATCCCTAACCCGGAAGGTGCGCGTACAACCCCCTCGGTTGTAGGCTTTAAAAAAGACGGCGAGCGGATCGTCGGTGAAACAGCAAAACGTCAAGCCATTACCAATCCGGATCGTACCATTCACTCCATTAAGCGCCACATGGGGACAAACCATAAAGAAACGATTGAAGGAAAAGATTATACCCCGCAAGAAATTTCGGCTATGATTCTGCAAAAGCTGAAATCCGATGCAGAAGCTTATTTGGGCCAAACGGTAACCCAAGCGGTTATTACGGTTCCGGCTTATTTTAACGACAGCCAGCGCCAAGCAACCAAAGACGCGGGCAAAATTGCCGGTCTTGAAGTGCTTCGGATCGTCAACGAACCAACTGCCGCGGCGCTCGCTTACGGTCTTGAAAAAGCGGAAGACCAAACGATTTTGGTTTATGACCTCGGCGGCGGTACCTTCGACGTATCCATTCTCGAACTGGGCGACGGCTTCTTCGAAGTAAAAGCAACAAGCGGCGACAACCATCTGGGTGGCGACGACTTCGACCAGGTGATCATCGACTATCTCGTGAACGAATTCAAAAAAGAGCAAGGCATTGACCTGAGCAAAGACAAAGCTGCCGTTCAACGCTTGAAAGACGCAGCCGAAAAAGCGAAAAAAGAACTTTCCGGCGTTCTGACCACAACGATTTCTCTGCCGTTTATCACAGTGGTAGACGGTGTGCCTCAGCACTTGGAAGTGAACCTTACCCGCGCTAAATTCGAAGAAATCTCTGCTGATTTGGTAGAACGTACGTTGGGACCAACCCGTCAAGCTATGAGCGATGCGGGCATGACAGCTAATGATATCGACAAAATTGTGCTGGTGGGCGGCTCGACTCGTATTCCGGCCGTACAAGAAGCGATCAAGAAACTGACAGGCAAAGAGCCGCATAAAGGCGTAAACCCGGACGAAGTGGTTGCCCTCGGCGCAGCGGTTCAAGCCGGTGTCTTGACCGGTGACGTTAAAGACGTCGTATTGCTGGACGTAACTCCGTTGTCCCTCGGTATCGAAACCGCCGGCGGCGTGTTTACGAAAATGATCGAACGCAACACGACGATCCCTACAAGCAAATCGCAAATTTTCTCGACTTACGCGGACAACCAGCCAAGCGTCGAAATCCACGTGCTGCAAGGCGAACGCCAAATGGCGGCAGGCAACAAAACGCTCGGACGCTTCATGCTTGGAGACATTCCTCCGGCACCACGCGGCGTACCGCAAATCGAAGTTACGTTTGACATCGATGCCAACGGTATCGTAAACGTGTCTGCAACGGATAAAGGCACCAACAAAACGCAAAAAATCACGATCACTTCTTCCAGCGGTCTGAGCGACGAGGAAGTAGACCGCATGATGAAGGATGCCGAGGCTCATGCCGAGGAAGACCGCAAGCGCAAAGATCTGGTGGAAGCGAAAAACAACGCTGACCAGCTTGTATACTCCACAGATAAAACCATCAAAGACCTGGGCGACAAGGTCGATGCGGGCGAAGTGGAAAAAGCGAATGCAGCTAAAGACAAAGTAAAGGCAGCGCTGGAAACAGACGATTTGGAGCAAATCCAAAAAGCAACCGAAGAACTGACCGAAATCGTGCAGCAGCTGTCCGTGAAATTGTATGAGCAAGCGGCTCAGGCTCAACAAGGCGCTGAAGGTGCCCAAGGCGGCCAGGAAGGCGCAGCTAAAAAAGACAACGTAGTCGACGCGGATTACGAGGTTGTTGACGAGGATAAAAAACAAGGGTAA
- the prmA gene encoding 50S ribosomal protein L11 methyltransferase yields the protein MLWHEMTIHTTEEAVEMISNFLHEAGAGGVSIEESGTLNKKRDTSFGQWFEVPLNDIPEGQAEIKGYFSEETPVEDILEEVKHRVEELRDFQIDPGDVRYELKTVNEDDWATAWKDYFKPLRVSDRLTIKPTWEEYTPAHEAEKIIELDPGMAFGTGTHPTTALCLRTLEKVIKGGEEMIDVGTGSGILSIGAVLLGAKHVLALDLDPVAVSSARENTALNKMQQQITVKESDLLGLLNGKGGDDLGITLPVNIIVANILAEIILLFIDDVYQALEPGGIYIASGIYKDKEKIVQQALEDSGFDIEDVCREEDWIAFVARKRS from the coding sequence ATGTTATGGCATGAAATGACAATACATACGACCGAGGAAGCCGTGGAGATGATTTCCAATTTCCTGCATGAAGCAGGTGCCGGGGGCGTCTCCATCGAGGAATCCGGTACATTGAACAAAAAACGCGACACTTCTTTCGGACAATGGTTTGAAGTGCCGCTCAATGACATACCTGAAGGGCAAGCCGAAATCAAAGGGTATTTTTCGGAGGAGACTCCGGTGGAAGATATTTTGGAGGAAGTCAAACACAGAGTCGAAGAACTGCGCGATTTCCAGATTGATCCGGGCGATGTTCGCTATGAACTTAAGACTGTAAACGAGGATGACTGGGCGACGGCCTGGAAGGATTATTTCAAACCGCTGCGCGTATCCGACCGGCTGACCATTAAGCCGACCTGGGAAGAATATACGCCGGCGCATGAGGCGGAAAAAATCATCGAGCTGGATCCCGGCATGGCTTTTGGAACAGGTACCCATCCGACGACGGCTCTTTGCCTGCGCACATTGGAGAAGGTCATCAAGGGCGGAGAAGAAATGATCGATGTCGGCACGGGATCTGGCATCTTGTCCATCGGCGCGGTTTTGCTAGGCGCAAAACATGTCCTTGCCCTTGATTTGGACCCGGTGGCGGTCTCGAGCGCGCGTGAAAATACGGCCTTGAACAAGATGCAGCAGCAGATCACCGTGAAGGAAAGCGATTTGCTCGGCCTGCTTAATGGCAAGGGCGGAGATGATTTGGGCATTACGCTGCCGGTGAATATCATTGTGGCCAACATTCTGGCCGAGATCATTTTGCTGTTTATTGATGATGTGTACCAAGCGCTTGAGCCGGGCGGCATTTATATCGCTTCGGGTATTTATAAAGACAAAGAGAAAATCGTACAGCAGGCACTTGAGGATTCAGGTTTTGACATTGAAGATGTATGCCGCGAAGAGGACTGGATCGCATTTGTAGCTAGAAAGAGGTCATAA
- a CDS encoding site-2 protease family protein, producing MDFLNKILSVPLEQLPFYLIVLVIAFTVHEFSHAYFAYKFGDPTAKLMGRVTLNPAVHFDLLGIILLLIAGFGWARPVPVNRDNFKSPRLMGVVVSAAGPLSNFFMAVLGTFVYALLISTGVLTSISNAKVVEAIIIFFQLFGMMNFFLFLFNLIPLPPLDGYRIVEDLVPHRFRAKLQQFEQWSVFIFLLILFIPVLREHTIKPIYMMAYGLYYHFMNVFLHLM from the coding sequence ATGGATTTTTTGAACAAAATACTTAGCGTACCGCTGGAACAACTTCCGTTTTATTTAATTGTGCTCGTCATAGCGTTTACGGTGCATGAATTTTCGCATGCTTATTTTGCCTATAAATTCGGCGACCCGACGGCGAAATTGATGGGCCGGGTGACGTTAAACCCTGCGGTTCATTTCGATCTGCTCGGAATCATATTGCTGCTGATTGCCGGCTTTGGCTGGGCAAGACCTGTTCCGGTCAACCGGGACAACTTCAAAAGCCCGCGCTTGATGGGCGTCGTTGTTTCCGCCGCCGGGCCTTTAAGCAATTTTTTTATGGCGGTGCTTGGAACGTTTGTGTACGCGTTATTGATCAGCACCGGGGTCTTGACTTCCATTTCGAATGCGAAGGTAGTTGAGGCAATCATTATCTTTTTCCAATTATTTGGAATGATGAACTTTTTCCTGTTCCTGTTCAACTTGATCCCATTGCCGCCGCTTGATGGCTACCGGATCGTTGAGGATCTGGTTCCGCACAGGTTCCGGGCCAAACTTCAACAGTTCGAACAGTGGTCGGTATTTATTTTTCTCCTGATTTTGTTTATTCCGGTATTGCGTGAACATACCATTAAACCGATCTATATGATGGCTTACGGCCTTTATTATCATTTCATGAATGTCTTTTTACATCTCATGTAG
- the grpE gene encoding nucleotide exchange factor GrpE, which produces MENNKEFQENEIEMNENREAEIAENENEAAQAGTDASSKAEEHTEGNAEENAEVIDAAHLQNEVKRLQSLADDYQQRALRTQADFDNYRKRTLKEKEDFAKYASSKLITELLPIIDNFDRAIAAAGDSPEIESFAKGVSMIFRQFEGVLKAEGLEAMEAVGQPFNPEFHQAIMQVESDEHEEGIVVEEVQKGYMLKDKVLRPAMVKVSM; this is translated from the coding sequence TTGGAAAATAACAAGGAATTTCAAGAAAACGAAATCGAAATGAATGAAAACCGCGAGGCTGAAATAGCAGAAAACGAAAACGAAGCTGCTCAAGCAGGCACAGATGCTTCTTCGAAGGCTGAGGAACATACGGAAGGAAATGCGGAGGAGAATGCGGAAGTTATCGATGCCGCTCATCTGCAAAATGAGGTGAAGCGTCTGCAGTCTCTGGCTGATGACTATCAGCAGCGCGCCTTGCGAACCCAGGCGGATTTTGACAACTACCGGAAGAGAACGCTGAAGGAGAAAGAGGACTTTGCCAAATATGCATCGTCCAAGCTGATTACGGAGCTGCTGCCGATTATCGATAATTTCGATCGCGCCATTGCCGCCGCCGGCGACAGCCCTGAAATTGAATCTTTCGCCAAGGGCGTCAGCATGATTTTCCGTCAGTTCGAAGGCGTGCTGAAGGCCGAAGGGCTTGAAGCGATGGAAGCGGTCGGGCAGCCGTTTAATCCTGAATTCCATCAGGCGATCATGCAGGTGGAAAGCGATGAGCATGAAGAGGGCATCGTCGTTGAGGAAGTGCAAAAGGGCTACATGCTCAAAGACAAAGTGCTGCGTCCGGCCATGGTTAAAGTCAGCATGTAA
- a CDS encoding DUF4179 domain-containing protein, translating into MSRFYENEIKENIPTPPRPDYDEMWLWIDGEAAKRRAAGVVQAAPPARSRKKFIPAAIVFSCFMVAAVPVFAGVTFDWGKLYGGQSVTNALNNGLGQRYDLDVASKGVTMSLKGVVTDGEKMKLLVAVDTALKPDEYDAVEFDHVVIKEDNGKEQPVNGYLSYDEKSGKLLGIYETKDTLKNSEKNYTLEAGNLVYLKNKDVVLKEALKGGRTVSTGETLYSSIDIKSVTESKKGLAVRYNVTTTNEKDGGHYDPHLTVMSNGKQSRGATTQLPPEGAGVLMEQLFGNMTEKEWDAAEVRFNYMKETERIAGKWSFHFKADGKKASEALYSQPLQTSSEFKDKAAMSLERLTVTPLEIIVNIKEIETATNGTLNAKFATVSYNDVRLKIGDQEIKGSFWIKGDSPDNYENVFSFQSPEWYKDWSKVPMKLILREPVVHARDTTANWLKLNQPTAEKQSVDMDMNPFKIHFTYYMDGKDLVVESDSDSENFKGISQTMIRVDGEGLYPKPSSRGPNAPVKNIERYPDFNMKESLEINPGFYQYYDSARAVEITLQQ; encoded by the coding sequence ATGAGTCGGTTTTATGAAAATGAGATAAAGGAAAATATCCCAACTCCACCAAGGCCGGATTATGACGAGATGTGGCTGTGGATCGACGGTGAAGCTGCCAAACGGCGGGCTGCTGGCGTGGTGCAAGCAGCTCCGCCCGCAAGAAGCCGGAAGAAGTTCATTCCAGCCGCCATCGTATTTTCATGCTTTATGGTTGCAGCCGTTCCCGTATTTGCAGGAGTTACATTCGATTGGGGCAAACTTTACGGGGGACAGAGCGTAACGAATGCGCTGAATAACGGCCTCGGCCAGCGTTACGATCTTGATGTGGCGAGCAAAGGCGTCACGATGAGCCTCAAAGGGGTCGTTACGGACGGAGAGAAAATGAAGCTGCTGGTGGCGGTGGATACGGCTCTGAAGCCCGATGAATACGACGCGGTTGAATTCGATCACGTTGTGATCAAAGAAGATAACGGGAAAGAACAACCTGTGAACGGATACTTGAGCTACGATGAAAAAAGCGGAAAGCTGCTTGGTATTTATGAGACGAAAGACACCTTAAAAAACAGCGAAAAAAACTATACTTTGGAAGCCGGGAACCTTGTGTACCTTAAAAACAAGGATGTCGTATTGAAAGAGGCTCTAAAGGGGGGGCGGACCGTTTCCACGGGTGAGACTCTCTATTCTTCCATTGACATCAAGTCGGTGACTGAGTCCAAGAAGGGCTTGGCTGTGCGGTATAACGTAACCACAACGAACGAAAAAGACGGTGGGCATTATGATCCGCATTTGACGGTGATGTCTAACGGCAAACAGAGCCGTGGGGCCACGACTCAGCTTCCTCCCGAAGGTGCAGGCGTACTTATGGAACAATTATTCGGCAATATGACCGAAAAAGAGTGGGATGCCGCCGAAGTCCGTTTCAATTATATGAAGGAAACGGAGCGGATTGCGGGGAAATGGTCCTTCCATTTTAAAGCGGACGGCAAAAAGGCTAGCGAAGCCCTTTATTCACAGCCGCTGCAAACGAGCAGTGAATTTAAGGACAAAGCAGCTATGTCTTTGGAGCGCCTGACGGTTACGCCGCTTGAGATCATCGTCAACATTAAAGAGATTGAAACTGCGACGAACGGCACGTTAAATGCTAAGTTTGCGACAGTTAGCTATAATGATGTACGGTTGAAGATCGGAGATCAGGAAATTAAAGGCTCTTTTTGGATAAAAGGGGATTCTCCGGATAACTATGAAAATGTATTTTCTTTCCAATCGCCGGAATGGTATAAAGATTGGTCCAAGGTTCCGATGAAGCTGATTTTGCGGGAACCAGTCGTGCATGCGCGGGATACAACGGCCAACTGGCTGAAACTGAACCAACCTACAGCGGAAAAACAGTCTGTGGATATGGATATGAATCCGTTTAAGATTCACTTCACTTATTATATGGATGGGAAAGACCTTGTCGTCGAATCCGATTCGGATTCCGAAAACTTCAAGGGCATCAGCCAAACGATGATTCGTGTCGATGGCGAAGGGCTTTATCCTAAACCTTCGTCAAGAGGACCCAACGCGCCTGTCAAAAATATTGAAAGATATCCCGATTTCAACATGAAGGAATCGCTTGAAATCAATCCGGGATTCTACCAATATTATGATTCGGCCCGGGCTGTCGAAATTACGCTGCAACAATAG